The nucleotide window CGGTGTTCGCCAGTTCTTGCTCAAAAATCTCTACCGCAATGAACACCAGCAATTTGCACTGCGCTTGAACTTGCCAGCGGTATTGTCTTGTTACCCACAAATATTGGCGGCACCGGAAGGCAGCGCAAGTCAGTGCCCGACGCTGTTTATTAAAGGTGAAAGTTCCGACTACATCACCGCTGAGCACGCCGATGCCATCAATCAGTTCTTCCCCAATAAACGTTTCAAAATGATTGCCGGTACCGGCCATTGGCTGCACGCGGAAAAGCCGGATATTTTTAATCGCCTTACCGGTCAGTTTTTGCAGGAAGTGTTTGTTTAGACAGACACCGGGCAGTCATATAACTGTCACTCCACGGATATTTATTTGTCACCTCCAGGTCATTTTTCTGATCAATAGTTCCCCCTCTTAACCACACAGATAGGGGAACTCTTTCATGTCTAACAGTTTGTTTAAAAGCTCGCTGCTGGCGTTAGCCTGTGCCGGGCTTGTTGCTTGCGATGGTGACGACGGTGCAGATGGAACTAATGGCACGAACGGCACCAATGGCCTTACCAGCCTGGTACAGCAAACCACGTTGCTGCAAGGCAACAGCAACTGCTTCGCCGGTGGTGTGCAGATTGATTCCGGTGTTGACGACAACAGCAACGGCGCGCTGGACAGTGGGGAAATCGACGATACCTCTTTTGTGTGTAACGCCGCAGTATTGGATAACAGTAAAAATTTTAATCGCATCGCGTCGTTCCCGATCTGTACGTTGACCGATGCCAGCTGTGATACCGACACAGAAACCGCAGCAGAGATCGTAGCCGCCAGTACTGACGGCATGACGTTGGTGTATACCGACAGCCCGGAAGATCAAGTGGGTTTTGTCGACATTAGCAACCCCGATGCCCCTTTGGGTTTGGGACTGCTGGGTCTGGCCGGTGAGCCGACTTCGGTAGCGGTGGTTGGCGACAACGCCATTGTGGGTGTTAACACCTCGACGGACTTTATCAATGTGTCCGGCACACTGGATGTGATCGATATCGCCACACGCACTTCCATACGCTCTATCGATGTGGGTGGTCAGCCGGATTCGGTAGCGGTGAGCCCGGACGGCAGTTTTGCTGCGGTCGTGATTGAAAATGAGCGCGATGAAGACCTGGGTGATGGCGCTCCTCCGCAGGCTCCTGCGGGAAGCTTGGTGATCGTTAGCTTGAGCGGTGATCCATCCACCTGGGCTGCGAGTACTGTTGATCTCACCGGCGTCGCCGATCTGTTTCCCGGTGACCCAGAGCCGGAATACGTAGATATCAACGAAAATAATATTGCCGTGGTGACTCTTCAGGAGAACAACCACATCGTTCTGGTTAACCTGGCTGACGGCAGCATTGTTAATGACTTCTCTGCGGGCAGTGTGGATCTCGATCAGATTGATGCCACCGAAGAAGACCCGGCGATTATTTCCCTGACTGAATCCCAAAGCGCAGTAGTGCGTGAGCCGGATGGTGTTGCCTGGATCAACAGCAACTATTTTGCCACCGCCGATGAAGGTGACCTGGATGGCGGCAGCCGCGGCTTTACCGTATTCAACACCAACGGTGATGTGGTGTTTACCTCTGGCAACAGCCTGGATCATATGGCAGTGCGCTTTGGTCATTACCCGGATGATCGCTCTGGCAACAAAGGCAACGAACCGGAAAACGTCGAAGTGGGCGTTTACGGCAACAGCCGCTTGCTGTTTGTTAACTCTGAGCGTTCCAGCCTGGTGTTTGTTTACGATGTGGCCGACCCTGCCAATCCGGTGTACAAGCAAACCTTGCCTACGGGCGCTGGCCCGGAAGGGGCACTGGCGATTCCGTCTCGCAACTTGCTGGTAGTAGCCAGTGAAGAAGACGATCGCGGCGACAAGATTCGTTCGGTGCTGAATATTTACAACTACACCAACTCTGATGCGTCTTATCCCACTCTGGAATCTGCCGACCGGCTTAATGGTACGCCGATCCCCTGGAGTGCTCTGTCGGGTTTGGCGGCGGACAGTCTGAACGAGGACACCTTGTACGCAGTGGAAGATTCTTTCTACGGCAGCAACCGCATATTCTCCATCGACCTGGGCGCAGAACCCGCGCGCATCAGTGCCGAAATTACCCTGCGTGACAGCAATGATGTGTTT belongs to bacterium SCSIO 12696 and includes:
- a CDS encoding esterase-like activity of phytase family protein; this translates as MSNSLFKSSLLALACAGLVACDGDDGADGTNGTNGTNGLTSLVQQTTLLQGNSNCFAGGVQIDSGVDDNSNGALDSGEIDDTSFVCNAAVLDNSKNFNRIASFPICTLTDASCDTDTETAAEIVAASTDGMTLVYTDSPEDQVGFVDISNPDAPLGLGLLGLAGEPTSVAVVGDNAIVGVNTSTDFINVSGTLDVIDIATRTSIRSIDVGGQPDSVAVSPDGSFAAVVIENERDEDLGDGAPPQAPAGSLVIVSLSGDPSTWAASTVDLTGVADLFPGDPEPEYVDINENNIAVVTLQENNHIVLVNLADGSIVNDFSAGSVDLDQIDATEEDPAIISLTESQSAVVREPDGVAWINSNYFATADEGDLDGGSRGFTVFNTNGDVVFTSGNSLDHMAVRFGHYPDDRSGNKGNEPENVEVGVYGNSRLLFVNSERSSLVFVYDVADPANPVYKQTLPTGAGPEGALAIPSRNLLVVASEEDDRGDKIRSVLNIYNYTNSDASYPTLESADRLNGTPIPWSALSGLAADSLNEDTLYAVEDSFYGSNRIFSIDLGAEPARISAEITLRDSNDVFAGTSTVAVADGTAEDDATRVDVFDSEDLELLINTDKTVNIDPEGISVASDGGFWVASEGSGTVGDASRPVNSLNFIFKTDSQGVIEDVVRLPNAVNNIQLRFGFEGVAEYNGSAYVAFQRAWTGETNPRIGVYNVAGGTWTFFFYPLDAVASQNGGWVGLSDITSLGGGDFLVVERDNQGGPDAAIKRLYRFNVNALSDGDTITKTLVRDLIAEGDLTAPGGLVYEKIEGSAVLDGDVFIVNDNDGVDDNSGETQLINLGDILN